A genomic window from Gaiellales bacterium includes:
- a CDS encoding PP2C family protein-serine/threonine phosphatase, with the protein MSVPGIGPRFRSPRVRAITIACVILAELAISLPFLVMSPSTVRGVPGPLLVVVGIAAAFVMGPRIGAALTAIAVFLAVTIVGENAYAAPLVWIPVAVGVGIVGDRVRRGDDLRRALLDELRRSVVTVSREPQVGPYRIVSRYVPAEEAQVLAGDFYGVIREPSGSLAVMVGDVAGHGPSAAAVATRLRASWRGLASAGVPARDAAHVLNETMIAERRRASLPVLFATLCLASIEPDGSKACFVLAGHPPPILVAAGGIQEYVLATDPAIGITDDSEWTVHDVELPAAPWSIVFYTDGLVEGRAAPDGPRPFGTARLQKLLAAPGPPLGEGDVDAVLAAVAAANGGPMNDDIVIVAVSLG; encoded by the coding sequence ATGAGCGTGCCGGGCATCGGGCCGCGGTTCCGCTCGCCGAGGGTGCGTGCGATCACGATCGCCTGTGTCATCCTCGCCGAGCTCGCGATCTCCCTGCCGTTCCTCGTCATGTCGCCGTCGACTGTGCGCGGGGTGCCGGGGCCGCTGCTCGTGGTGGTCGGCATCGCGGCCGCGTTCGTGATGGGCCCGCGCATCGGCGCGGCGCTCACGGCGATCGCGGTGTTCCTCGCCGTGACGATCGTGGGCGAGAACGCCTACGCCGCGCCGCTGGTCTGGATCCCGGTGGCCGTCGGCGTGGGCATCGTCGGCGACCGCGTCCGCCGCGGCGACGACCTGCGCCGAGCGCTCCTCGACGAGCTGCGCCGCAGCGTCGTCACCGTGTCGCGCGAGCCCCAGGTCGGCCCGTACCGCATCGTCAGCCGCTACGTGCCCGCCGAGGAGGCGCAGGTGCTCGCGGGCGACTTCTACGGCGTGATCCGCGAGCCCAGCGGCTCCCTGGCGGTGATGGTGGGAGACGTCGCCGGCCACGGCCCGAGCGCCGCGGCCGTCGCCACCCGCCTGCGCGCGTCGTGGCGCGGCCTGGCCAGCGCCGGCGTGCCCGCCCGCGACGCCGCCCACGTGCTGAACGAGACCATGATCGCGGAGCGGCGGCGCGCCTCGCTGCCGGTGCTCTTCGCGACGCTCTGCCTGGCGTCCATAGAGCCGGACGGCTCGAAGGCCTGCTTCGTGCTCGCCGGCCACCCGCCGCCGATCCTGGTCGCCGCCGGCGGCATCCAGGAGTACGTCCTCGCCACCGACCCGGCCATCGGCATAACCGACGACTCGGAGTGGACGGTGCACGACGTCGAGCTCCCCGCCGCCCCCTGGTCGATCGTCTTCTACACCGACGGGCTGGTGGAGGGGCGGGCGGCGCCGGACGGGCCGCGGCCGTTCGGGACGGCCCGCCTGCAAAAGCTGCTCGCGGCGCCCGGCCCCCCGCTCGGCGAGGGTGACGTCGATGCCGTCCTCGCGGCGGTCGCCGCCGCCAACGGCGGCCCGATGAACGACGACATCGTGATCGTCGCCGTGTCC
- a CDS encoding SDR family oxidoreductase: MSSHTNSRVAVVTGAAGGIGAAVAARLAADGFAVAGADVADGADHRCDVRSEADVKRLRGEVTARLGAPSLLVNVAGVFFEHRITELAADDWDLILDTNLKGTFLTCKTFLPAMIEAGSGCIVNIASTAGIRGGHTRAAYCAAKAGVVNLTRSLALDHGGDGVRICCVCPGLIDTPMADWITSRPDAMREFEEGVPARRIGTVDDIAGAVSFLASADASYAHGSVLVVDGGVTA; the protein is encoded by the coding sequence ATGAGCAGCCACACGAACAGCCGTGTCGCCGTCGTCACCGGGGCCGCCGGCGGCATCGGCGCCGCCGTCGCCGCCCGGCTCGCGGCCGACGGGTTCGCCGTCGCCGGGGCCGACGTGGCCGACGGCGCCGACCACCGCTGCGACGTCCGCTCCGAGGCCGACGTGAAGCGCCTGCGCGGCGAGGTGACGGCCCGGCTGGGCGCGCCGTCGCTGCTCGTGAACGTCGCCGGGGTGTTCTTCGAGCACCGCATCACCGAGCTGGCCGCGGATGACTGGGACCTGATCCTCGACACGAACCTGAAGGGCACGTTCCTCACCTGCAAGACGTTCCTGCCGGCGATGATCGAGGCCGGGTCGGGCTGCATCGTCAACATCGCCTCGACGGCCGGCATCCGCGGCGGCCACACCCGCGCCGCCTACTGCGCCGCCAAGGCCGGCGTGGTCAACCTGACCCGCAGCCTGGCGCTCGACCACGGCGGCGACGGTGTGCGCATCTGCTGCGTGTGCCCGGGCCTGATCGACACGCCGATGGCCGACTGGATAACGTCTCGCCCGGACGCCATGCGCGAGTTCGAGGAAGGCGTGCCCGCCCGCCGCATCGGTACCGTCGACGACATCGCCGGAGCGGTGTCGTTCCTCGCGTCCGCCGACGCCTCGTACGCCCACGGGAGCGTGCTCGTCGTGGACGGCGGCGTCACCGCGTAG
- a CDS encoding EAL domain-containing protein has protein sequence MSIRVLIADDEPPLLRMVVDLIRAHDGFEVTATAVDADEAAERAAETMPDVALLDVRMPGGGVSAARAIRSRSPQTHVVAHSAYHDTTLVLAMLRAGASGYVVKGAPPSELIAALEGAARGTTTLSGEAISGMVAELSGTRRETQRTANERGRLRREIRAVIDRGAVTSALQPIFDLERLEPVGYEALARFPNHSTRQVPDWFADAATVGLRAELELTAVATGMGSLATLPADAFLAVNASPELLGERTLGEMLAAAPARRLVLEVTEHSEVADYEALVSSLHALRSAGCRIAVDDAGAGYASLRHILRLRPDYIKLDMTLTRDIDTDADRRALASSLLTFAREVSATVIAEGIETAAELETLRGLGATLGQGFYLARPREPAQLFSA, from the coding sequence TTGAGCATTCGCGTCCTGATCGCCGACGACGAGCCACCGCTGCTGCGGATGGTGGTCGATCTGATCCGGGCGCACGACGGGTTCGAGGTGACGGCGACGGCGGTCGATGCCGACGAGGCGGCCGAGCGGGCGGCCGAGACCATGCCGGACGTGGCGCTGCTCGACGTGCGCATGCCCGGCGGGGGTGTCTCGGCCGCCCGGGCGATCCGGTCGCGCTCGCCGCAGACGCACGTGGTCGCCCACTCGGCCTACCACGACACCACCCTCGTGCTCGCGATGCTGCGCGCCGGCGCCAGCGGCTACGTCGTCAAGGGCGCGCCGCCGAGCGAGCTGATCGCGGCCCTCGAGGGTGCCGCCCGCGGCACGACCACGCTCTCCGGCGAGGCGATCAGCGGCATGGTGGCGGAGCTCTCCGGCACGCGCCGCGAGACGCAGCGCACGGCGAACGAGCGGGGCCGCCTGCGGCGCGAGATCCGCGCCGTCATCGACCGCGGCGCGGTCACGAGCGCGCTGCAGCCGATCTTCGACCTGGAGCGGCTCGAGCCGGTCGGGTACGAGGCGCTGGCCCGGTTCCCCAACCACTCCACCCGGCAGGTGCCGGACTGGTTCGCCGACGCGGCCACGGTCGGCCTGCGCGCGGAGCTCGAGCTGACCGCGGTCGCCACCGGCATGGGCAGCCTTGCCACCCTTCCGGCCGACGCCTTCCTGGCGGTGAACGCCTCGCCCGAGCTGCTCGGCGAGCGCACGCTCGGCGAGATGCTCGCCGCCGCTCCGGCCCGCCGGCTCGTCCTCGAGGTGACCGAGCACTCGGAAGTGGCCGACTACGAAGCGCTCGTGAGCAGCCTGCACGCCCTGCGCAGCGCCGGCTGCCGGATCGCCGTCGACGACGCCGGAGCCGGCTATGCCAGCCTCCGCCACATACTGCGGCTGCGGCCGGACTACATCAAGCTGGACATGACCCTCACCCGCGACATCGACACCGACGCCGACCGGCGGGCGCTGGCGAGCTCGCTCCTCACGTTCGCGCGCGAGGTGTCCGCGACGGTGATCGCCGAGGGCATCGAGACCGCGGCCGAGCTCGAGACGCTGCGCGGCCTGGGCGCCACGCTGGGCCAGGGCTTCTACCTGGCCCGGCCGCGCGAGCCGGCCCAGCTCTTCTCCGCCTAA
- a CDS encoding CAP domain-containing protein, with protein MGVPRRGLVVVVLAVVLAGTIGAGTAAAQTLTPRAALRVAINKIRVRYGLGTVRGSSQLRAVALRHSDDMILRDYFAHTSPSGQTVKDRIIRSGFVTGYSWIGGETLAWGTGTLAGPVNTVKAWMGSPEHRAILLSPQFTRVGIARACGHFLGHTGACVWTADWVVRY; from the coding sequence ATGGGGGTTCCACGAAGGGGTCTCGTGGTGGTCGTCCTCGCGGTCGTCCTGGCAGGGACGATCGGGGCAGGCACTGCTGCTGCGCAGACGCTCACACCGCGTGCGGCGCTTCGCGTCGCCATCAACAAGATCCGCGTCAGGTACGGGCTCGGGACCGTGCGGGGCTCGTCGCAGCTGCGCGCCGTCGCCCTGCGCCACTCGGATGACATGATCCTGCGCGACTACTTCGCGCACACCAGCCCGTCGGGCCAGACGGTCAAGGACCGCATCATCCGCAGCGGATTCGTCACCGGCTACTCCTGGATCGGCGGCGAGACGCTCGCCTGGGGCACGGGGACGCTGGCCGGCCCGGTGAACACCGTCAAGGCGTGGATGGGGAGCCCGGAGCACCGGGCGATCCTGCTCTCGCCGCAGTTCACCCGCGTCGGGATTGCCCGCGCCTGCGGGCACTTCCTCGGTCACACGGGCGCCTGCGTCTGGACGGCCGACTGGGTCGTGCGCTACTAG
- a CDS encoding (2Fe-2S)-binding protein: MRYDAILNVNGTDFPVEIEPHRSLLSVVRTELGMPGSKEGCDDSECGACMMLLDGEPVNSCSFLALQAQGRSIVTVEGLAENGDLHPLQRQFLAQGGVQCGFCTPGMLISAKALLDRNPDPSEDEIRIALSGNLCRCTGYQGIVKAVQAAAAEMAGA; this comes from the coding sequence ATGCGCTACGACGCCATCCTGAACGTGAACGGCACCGACTTCCCGGTCGAGATCGAGCCGCACCGGAGCCTGCTCTCGGTGGTGCGCACCGAGCTCGGCATGCCCGGCAGCAAGGAAGGCTGCGACGACTCGGAGTGCGGCGCCTGCATGATGCTGCTCGACGGCGAGCCGGTGAACTCCTGCTCGTTCCTCGCCCTGCAGGCGCAGGGGCGCAGCATCGTCACCGTCGAGGGGCTGGCCGAGAACGGGGACCTGCATCCGCTGCAGCGCCAGTTCCTCGCCCAGGGCGGCGTGCAGTGCGGGTTCTGCACGCCGGGCATGCTGATCTCGGCGAAGGCCCTGCTCGACCGCAACCCCGATCCCAGCGAGGACGAGATCCGGATCGCGCTCTCGGGCAACCTGTGCCGCTGCACGGGCTACCAGGGCATCGTCAAGGCCGTCCAGGCGGCTGCGGCTGAGATGGCCGGCGCCTAG
- a CDS encoding FAD binding domain-containing protein, translating into MSATYTAAATLPEALSALAGGARPVAGGTDLVVGARQGKAALPDSLVAIHGLAELRGIGETSGGGLRIGALVSHSDLVGHPAVRDRYTAIADASAIVGSHATRHVGTLGGNVMNASPAMETGGPLICFGAEAVLASQSGERRVAVEDLLTGPGRTDARPDELLVAIELPAATGGSCYARLEYRRQMEIAVVGATCSVTLDGSRIASARVAITALTPRIVRVPGAEAALAGSDGGVDAVKAAADAAAAASQPISDVRASADYRRAMAAVIARRAVVAAVARARGSSESVPIPASPALHGAD; encoded by the coding sequence ATGAGCGCGACCTACACCGCCGCGGCGACGCTGCCCGAGGCCCTCTCCGCCCTCGCCGGCGGCGCCCGCCCGGTCGCGGGTGGCACCGACCTCGTCGTCGGCGCCCGCCAGGGCAAGGCGGCCCTGCCGGACTCGCTCGTGGCCATCCACGGCCTGGCGGAGCTGCGCGGGATCGGCGAGACCTCCGGCGGCGGCCTTCGCATCGGTGCGCTCGTGAGCCATTCCGACCTCGTCGGCCATCCGGCCGTGCGCGACCGCTACACGGCCATCGCCGATGCCTCGGCGATCGTCGGCAGCCATGCCACCCGCCACGTCGGCACGCTCGGCGGCAACGTCATGAATGCGTCGCCGGCGATGGAGACCGGCGGGCCGCTGATCTGCTTCGGCGCCGAGGCCGTGCTCGCCTCCCAGTCGGGCGAGCGGCGCGTCGCCGTCGAGGACCTGCTGACCGGACCGGGGCGCACCGACGCCCGGCCGGACGAGCTCCTCGTTGCGATCGAGCTCCCTGCCGCGACCGGAGGCAGCTGCTACGCCCGGCTCGAGTACCGCCGCCAGATGGAGATCGCGGTCGTCGGGGCGACGTGCAGCGTGACCCTCGACGGCTCCCGCATCGCGTCGGCGCGGGTGGCGATCACCGCCCTCACGCCGCGGATCGTACGCGTGCCGGGCGCCGAGGCGGCCCTCGCCGGCAGCGACGGAGGGGTGGATGCCGTGAAGGCCGCCGCCGATGCCGCCGCGGCCGCGTCTCAGCCCATCTCCGACGTTCGCGCCTCGGCGGACTACCGCCGGGCGATGGCCGCCGTGATCGCCCGCCGGGCCGTCGTCGCCGCGGTCGCCCGTGCCCGCGGCTCGAGTGAGTCGGTGCCCATCCCCGCCAGCCCGGCCCTGCACGGCGCCGATTAG
- a CDS encoding xanthine dehydrogenase family protein molybdopterin-binding subunit produces MAVVEEKRQPFIRQDGKDKVTGLGRYTADLARTGMLHARFRYSDHAHARITRVDTSRAKALAGVFAVVTQDDVPDVRYGGFVEDRTLFARDVVRFEGEVIAAVAALTPEIADRAVELIEVDYEPLPAVADPEKALEPGAVLVHEGWEAYSANEDVVRAGNDCSHSSIKKGDVDAGMAGADEVVKERYVADMSHAVPIEPRAIVAEWQGDKVTVWTSTQVPFIARSGVATTLEMSEADVRVVVPHLGGGFGGKCDFHYEAHVAALARAARRPVRLVFTRREEFVAPDHRREGQVLELETGVMKDGTIVARRARVVLDNGAYAADAPFFPQLAAMMAVGPYRVPHVWVDAHLAYTNTTPSGSVRAPTAPQSCWALELHMDSVAEAIGLDPVELRRRNIVRPGDETATKQVLTTIAAAESLERAVEMIGYGRELPPDEAIGVACGWWPTFALPSGAHVKLHGDGSGTIVTGAQECGTGSVMALPLLAAEVLGMRPEQFTVVYQDTDAGPWDAGASGSQTTTNNGRAVVEAAIDVRNQLLELAEEVLEAARADLELVDGRVRVKGSPSTGVDITELAEKAAGDKLLLGRGSGSPPAAPDCDISGCTGRLGSESFLAPTFMTHAVRCKVDRATGVVRVLEVAAAHDSGRVLNPIGANGQVEGGVAMGIGMALSEGSQLSEDGRQLNPYLLDYKLQTAADVPSIKVEWVGEPDPTAGPNGAKAVAEPPCVPTPGAVGNAIAKVAGRVHCLPMSPLRVWEAMQR; encoded by the coding sequence GTGGCGGTCGTCGAGGAAAAGCGCCAGCCGTTCATTCGGCAGGATGGGAAGGACAAGGTCACGGGGCTCGGCCGCTACACGGCCGACCTGGCCCGGACGGGCATGCTGCACGCCCGCTTCCGGTACTCCGATCACGCCCACGCGCGGATCACGCGCGTCGACACGAGCCGGGCGAAGGCGCTCGCGGGCGTCTTTGCGGTCGTCACACAGGACGACGTGCCGGACGTGCGCTACGGCGGTTTCGTCGAGGACCGGACACTGTTCGCCCGCGACGTCGTCCGCTTCGAGGGCGAAGTGATCGCCGCCGTCGCCGCCCTGACCCCGGAGATTGCCGACCGCGCGGTCGAGCTGATCGAGGTCGACTACGAGCCGCTTCCCGCCGTGGCCGATCCGGAGAAGGCGCTCGAGCCGGGCGCGGTGCTCGTGCACGAGGGCTGGGAGGCCTACTCGGCCAACGAGGACGTCGTCCGCGCGGGCAACGACTGCTCCCACTCGTCCATCAAGAAGGGCGACGTCGACGCCGGCATGGCCGGCGCGGACGAGGTCGTGAAGGAGCGTTACGTCGCCGACATGTCGCACGCGGTGCCGATCGAGCCGCGCGCCATCGTGGCCGAGTGGCAGGGTGACAAGGTCACCGTGTGGACGTCGACGCAGGTGCCGTTCATCGCCCGCTCGGGCGTCGCGACGACGCTCGAGATGTCCGAGGCCGACGTCCGCGTCGTCGTGCCCCACCTCGGCGGCGGCTTCGGCGGCAAGTGCGACTTCCACTACGAGGCGCACGTGGCGGCGCTGGCGCGGGCCGCCCGGCGGCCGGTGCGGCTCGTCTTCACCCGGCGCGAGGAGTTCGTCGCCCCCGACCACCGCCGCGAGGGCCAGGTGCTCGAGCTCGAGACCGGCGTCATGAAGGACGGCACGATCGTCGCCCGGAGGGCTCGGGTGGTGCTCGACAACGGCGCCTACGCCGCCGACGCGCCCTTCTTCCCCCAGCTGGCGGCGATGATGGCCGTCGGGCCCTACCGCGTCCCCCACGTCTGGGTGGACGCGCATCTGGCCTACACGAACACCACCCCGTCGGGGTCGGTGCGCGCGCCCACCGCGCCGCAGTCGTGCTGGGCGCTCGAGCTGCACATGGACTCGGTCGCCGAGGCGATCGGGCTGGACCCGGTCGAGCTCCGGCGCCGCAACATCGTCCGTCCCGGCGACGAGACCGCGACCAAGCAGGTGCTCACGACGATCGCCGCCGCGGAGTCGCTCGAGCGGGCGGTCGAGATGATCGGCTACGGGCGCGAGCTCCCGCCAGACGAGGCGATCGGCGTCGCGTGCGGGTGGTGGCCGACCTTCGCGCTGCCGTCGGGCGCGCACGTGAAGCTGCACGGCGACGGTTCCGGCACCATCGTCACCGGCGCGCAGGAGTGCGGCACCGGATCGGTGATGGCGCTGCCGCTGCTGGCCGCCGAGGTGCTGGGGATGCGGCCCGAGCAGTTCACCGTCGTCTACCAGGACACCGACGCCGGCCCGTGGGACGCGGGCGCGTCCGGCTCGCAGACGACCACGAACAACGGCCGCGCGGTGGTCGAGGCGGCCATCGACGTGCGCAACCAGCTGCTCGAGCTGGCCGAGGAGGTGCTCGAGGCGGCCCGGGCCGACCTCGAGCTCGTCGACGGGCGGGTGCGGGTGAAGGGCTCGCCCTCCACCGGCGTCGACATCACCGAGCTGGCCGAGAAGGCCGCGGGCGACAAGCTCCTGCTCGGGCGCGGGTCGGGCTCGCCTCCGGCTGCCCCGGATTGCGACATCTCGGGCTGCACCGGGCGCCTGGGCTCGGAGTCGTTCCTGGCGCCGACGTTCATGACGCACGCCGTGCGGTGCAAGGTCGACCGCGCCACGGGTGTCGTCCGGGTGCTCGAGGTTGCGGCCGCGCACGACTCCGGCCGGGTGCTGAACCCGATCGGCGCGAACGGCCAGGTCGAGGGCGGCGTCGCGATGGGCATCGGCATGGCCCTCTCGGAGGGCTCGCAGCTCTCGGAGGACGGCCGCCAGCTCAACCCCTATCTGCTCGACTACAAGCTCCAGACCGCCGCGGACGTGCCCTCGATCAAGGTGGAGTGGGTCGGCGAGCCCGACCCCACCGCCGGCCCGAACGGCGCCAAGGCGGTGGCCGAGCCGCCGTGCGTGCCGACCCCGGGCGCGGTGGGCAACGCGATCGCCAAGGTGGCGGGCCGCGTCCACTGCCTGCCGATGTCTCCCCTGCGTGTGTGGGAGGCGATGCAGCGATGA
- a CDS encoding PilZ domain-containing protein, which yields MTPQRMLETAVSVLSQLPTRLEMLSEDGGAIALEITGHDAETIHALAPVAGVRVGLRLRLRERTEKGAGHDIDMRVSELFYESEHAATLHLTVERLRRRSGRRTSPRARMSDLALVGVLYSRKVKSDAEFDAHLTDLSADGLAFVTDQPLAPGDLLSVMPTIDRRLVRLRVRVLHIASAHYGRRRVGCEVTSVAGSERARLAVLATMAQSGDSPDERTPPSA from the coding sequence ATGACCCCCCAGAGGATGCTCGAGACGGCCGTCTCGGTGTTGTCGCAGCTTCCGACCCGGCTCGAGATGCTCTCGGAGGACGGCGGCGCGATCGCGCTCGAGATCACCGGCCACGACGCCGAGACGATCCACGCCCTGGCGCCGGTCGCCGGCGTGCGCGTCGGCCTGCGCCTGCGGCTCCGCGAGCGCACCGAGAAGGGTGCCGGCCACGACATCGACATGCGCGTCTCCGAGCTCTTCTACGAGTCCGAGCACGCCGCGACGCTCCACCTGACCGTCGAGCGGCTCCGCCGCCGCAGCGGCCGGCGCACGTCGCCCCGGGCGCGGATGAGCGACCTCGCCCTGGTGGGCGTGCTCTACTCGCGCAAGGTGAAGTCGGACGCCGAGTTCGACGCCCATCTGACCGATCTCTCCGCCGACGGCCTCGCGTTCGTCACCGACCAGCCGCTCGCCCCCGGCGACCTGCTCTCGGTGATGCCGACCATCGACCGCCGGCTCGTGCGCCTGCGCGTGCGGGTGCTGCACATCGCCTCGGCCCACTACGGCCGCCGCCGCGTCGGCTGCGAGGTCACCTCGGTGGCCGGCTCCGAGCGGGCCCGCCTGGCAGTGCTCGCCACGATGGCGCAGTCGGGCGACTCGCCCGACGAGCGCACGCCGCCCAGCGCGTAG
- a CDS encoding RNA polymerase sigma factor has translation MHTLGDGELVARARQGSREAAAELFTRHWPGAWKVARTVTGRRDMADDVAQDAFERAFAALGRFDRRRPFGPWLHRIVVNRSLDLLRSERRLIGPDALDRVESEWRDRAGEDRELLAAVAGLSPQRRVVIVLRYGIGYSPAAIADLLDLPVGTVHSRLARALEDLRRHERERDAGRA, from the coding sequence ATGCACACGCTCGGCGACGGCGAGCTCGTGGCGCGTGCCCGTCAGGGCTCGCGTGAGGCTGCGGCCGAGCTCTTCACCCGCCACTGGCCGGGCGCGTGGAAGGTAGCCCGCACGGTCACCGGCCGGCGAGACATGGCAGACGACGTCGCCCAGGACGCCTTCGAGCGCGCGTTCGCCGCGCTCGGCCGGTTCGACCGGCGCCGGCCCTTCGGGCCGTGGCTGCACCGGATCGTGGTCAACCGCTCGCTCGACCTGCTGCGCAGCGAGCGGCGCCTGATCGGCCCGGACGCGCTCGATCGCGTCGAGAGCGAATGGCGCGACCGGGCCGGCGAGGACCGCGAGCTGCTCGCCGCGGTCGCCGGTCTCTCGCCGCAGCGCCGTGTCGTGATCGTCCTGCGCTACGGGATCGGCTACTCGCCGGCGGCGATCGCCGACCTGCTCGACCTGCCCGTGGGCACGGTGCACTCGCGACTGGCCCGCGCGCTCGAGGACCTGCGCCGACACGAACGGGAGCGAGATGCCGGACGAGCTTGA
- a CDS encoding sugar phosphate nucleotidyltransferase — protein sequence MKGVVLAGGLGTRLGPMTGVVNKHVLDLFDEPMIHFPIRTLQKAGVTDLVVVVGRHGDQVRTLLGDGSALGVSIAYAHQEGEAGIADALARARAEVGDGPVCVILGDQVYQDDLAPYVEAFRSRPTGARILLKQVEDARRFGVAVVAGDRVTAIEEKPAQPRSDLAVTGCYMYDGRVFDIVSTLEPSARGELEITDVNNAYIESGEMAFDVLPGWWADAGTHASKLKASILVALTRGVTFHA from the coding sequence GTGAAGGGAGTCGTGCTGGCGGGCGGCCTGGGGACGCGCCTGGGCCCGATGACGGGGGTCGTGAACAAGCACGTCCTCGACCTGTTCGACGAGCCGATGATCCACTTCCCGATCCGGACGCTGCAGAAGGCGGGCGTGACCGACCTCGTGGTCGTCGTCGGCCGCCACGGCGACCAGGTTCGGACACTGCTCGGCGACGGCAGCGCGCTCGGGGTGTCGATCGCCTACGCCCACCAGGAGGGCGAGGCGGGCATCGCCGACGCGCTGGCCAGGGCCCGCGCCGAGGTGGGTGACGGGCCGGTGTGCGTGATCCTGGGCGACCAGGTCTACCAGGACGACCTGGCGCCGTACGTCGAGGCGTTCCGCAGCCGCCCGACCGGCGCGCGCATCCTGCTGAAGCAGGTCGAGGATGCCCGCCGCTTCGGCGTCGCCGTCGTCGCGGGCGATCGGGTGACGGCGATCGAGGAGAAGCCGGCCCAGCCCCGCTCCGACCTGGCGGTGACCGGCTGCTACATGTACGACGGCCGGGTCTTCGACATCGTCTCGACGCTCGAGCCCTCGGCCCGCGGCGAGCTCGAGATCACCGACGTGAACAACGCCTACATCGAGTCCGGCGAGATGGCGTTCGACGTGCTCCCGGGCTGGTGGGCCGACGCCGGCACCCACGCCAGCAAGCTGAAGGCGTCGATCCTGGTCGCGCTCACCCGCGGCGTGACGTTCCACGCCTGA
- the rfbD gene encoding dTDP-4-dehydrorhamnose reductase has protein sequence MGSDPRVLVTGGDGQVGRALRRFLPEAVFLDRGALDVRDAGAVRAAFGPGDVVVHAAAMTDVDGCERDEAAAFAANADAARHVAETGARVIQLSTDYVFAGDSDAPYAESDSAGPISVYGRSKLAGEHAVLEQPDNLVVRTSWVYGDGRNFFRAILAAERAGRTLRVVDDQRGRPTAADDLARALAYLVTLDVSGIVHVTGAGEPCTWADLAEIAVGHPVERITTAEFGAPAPRPRSSVLALDRARALGVPLADWADSVRRYLEGER, from the coding sequence GTGGGATCTGATCCCCGCGTTCTCGTAACCGGGGGGGACGGCCAGGTCGGCCGCGCGCTGCGCCGGTTCCTGCCGGAGGCCGTCTTCCTCGACCGCGGGGCGCTCGACGTCCGCGACGCCGGCGCGGTGCGGGCCGCGTTCGGGCCCGGCGACGTGGTCGTCCACGCGGCGGCCATGACGGACGTCGACGGCTGCGAGCGCGACGAGGCCGCCGCCTTCGCCGCCAACGCCGACGCCGCCCGGCACGTGGCCGAGACCGGCGCCCGCGTCATCCAGCTCTCCACCGACTACGTGTTCGCCGGGGACTCCGACGCGCCCTATGCCGAGAGCGACTCGGCCGGCCCGATCTCGGTCTACGGCCGCTCGAAGCTCGCCGGCGAGCACGCGGTTCTGGAGCAGCCGGACAACCTCGTCGTGCGCACGTCGTGGGTGTACGGCGACGGCCGCAACTTCTTCCGCGCGATCCTCGCCGCCGAGCGGGCGGGGCGCACCTTGCGGGTGGTCGACGACCAGCGCGGCCGGCCGACCGCCGCAGACGATCTCGCCCGGGCGCTCGCCTACCTCGTCACCCTGGACGTCTCCGGGATCGTGCACGTGACCGGCGCCGGCGAGCCGTGCACGTGGGCCGACCTGGCGGAGATCGCCGTCGGCCACCCGGTCGAGCGGATCACGACCGCGGAGTTCGGGGCGCCCGCCCCGCGGCCGCGCTCGAGCGTCCTCGCCCTCGACCGGGCGCGCGCGCTCGGCGTGCCTCTGGCAGACTGGGCCGACTCGGTGAGACGCTACCTGGAGGGCGAGCGGTGA
- the rfbC gene encoding dTDP-4-dehydrorhamnose 3,5-epimerase — translation MPTEVVPSPIDGVRIWRPQVHGDDRGRFVEVFRAATLPEPMAQSNHSRSARGVLRGLHYHRKQADLWYLVAGRAQVGLADLRAGQGVPVTHSFVLDGETPTAVYVPAGVAHGYLALTEIDLIYWVTREYDPDDENGVAWDDPTLAIDWHLDGPPVVSERDSRNPGLQWDLIPAFS, via the coding sequence ATGCCGACTGAGGTCGTCCCGAGCCCGATCGACGGCGTCCGCATCTGGCGGCCGCAGGTACACGGCGACGACCGCGGCCGCTTCGTCGAGGTGTTCCGGGCCGCGACGCTGCCCGAGCCGATGGCGCAGTCGAACCACTCCCGGTCGGCCCGGGGCGTGCTGCGCGGCCTGCACTACCACCGAAAGCAGGCCGACCTCTGGTATCTCGTCGCCGGCCGGGCGCAGGTGGGCCTGGCCGACCTGCGGGCGGGCCAGGGCGTGCCGGTCACGCACTCGTTCGTGCTCGACGGCGAGACGCCGACCGCTGTGTACGTGCCCGCGGGCGTCGCCCACGGCTACCTGGCCCTGACCGAGATCGACCTGATCTACTGGGTCACGCGCGAGTACGACCCCGACGACGAGAACGGCGTCGCCTGGGACGATCCCACCCTCGCCATCGACTGGCATCTGGACGGGCCGCCGGTCGTGAGCGAGCGCGACTCCCGGAACCCCGGCCTCCAGTGGGATCTGATCCCCGCGTTCTCGTAA